The Nitrosopumilus cobalaminigenes genome contains a region encoding:
- a CDS encoding superoxide dismutase translates to MVLYELPRLPYGYDELEPFIDTETMKIHHQKHHQAYVDGLNKSLADVGSASHPQYISSVLSDLKSIPESGRSAINFFGGGFENHRLFWETMTPNGDGKPFGQIADQIDVYFDNFENFKKVFSEKAITIQGSGWCWLVFNSTYHKIEIITTENQTSPWTLGKFPLLGLDVWEHAYYLKYQNKRPAYVEAWWNVVNWDYVGNRFSELA, encoded by the coding sequence ATGGTTCTATACGAACTTCCGAGACTCCCTTATGGGTATGATGAACTAGAACCTTTCATTGATACTGAAACAATGAAAATTCATCATCAAAAACATCATCAGGCATATGTTGATGGATTAAACAAATCTCTTGCAGATGTTGGAAGTGCTTCTCACCCTCAATACATTTCATCTGTTTTATCTGATTTGAAATCTATTCCAGAATCTGGACGTTCTGCAATCAACTTTTTTGGTGGTGGTTTTGAGAATCACAGATTGTTTTGGGAAACTATGACTCCTAATGGTGATGGAAAACCTTTTGGTCAAATTGCTGATCAAATTGATGTTTATTTTGATAACTTTGAGAATTTCAAAAAAGTCTTTTCTGAAAAAGCAATTACAATTCAAGGTAGTGGTTGGTGTTGGTTAGTTTTCAATTCCACATATCATAAAATAGAAATCATTACAACTGAAAATCAAACTAGTCCTTGGACATTGGGAAAATTCCCGTTACTTGGATTGGATGTTTGGGAGCATGCATATTATTTGAAATACCAAAACAAGAGACCTGCTTATGTTGAAGCTTGGTGGAATGTTGTCAATTGGGATTATGTGGGAAATAGATTTTCAGAGCTCGCATAA
- a CDS encoding DEAD/DEAH box helicase — METSMENIGTLEYVLDKYSKIWSWKVTGDRAVSMISRLVSEAWYGENVNEIIIPDSTETVKQLKLIMDRYPLEILSKSTWQRKIVKTYAPKPTLPPVKLKLKRAKTGEQFRGKLLNFQKEGLDFLLKSSGNALLADEMGLGKTVQTLSYAATEKQTFPILVVAPLVTLNNWEREIAKFLKKKSRNGRIIESESPSVTIIRTGKSKELPKTDIYIINYELLFKRNDDLSKLGLKTIVCDEVHNLRSKTTQKYKAVKKLAALSSILYRIGLSGTPIYNRGSEIWPIIDIIKPGLLGSFKEFCEYFCYVNDKGKAIVLENKRASLRNELQKHVMLRRKKADVLKELKDKVRYKEVIAADTDYYLEELDKIWKKVETEQKDADSEFSKSASYHRAIQSERQIAGIAKLPHVINFVKNIMEIEESVVVFCHHKVIHKLLHESLQEFSPVSIIGGQTDSVRQDQIDKFQRGESKLMIAGIRAGNVGINLTRAKYVIFAELDWSPAIHRQAEDRLHRIGQKNTVFAYYLIGNGTLDDHVANVLVDKSYEIDEIMDESKENYENKDKAELILAQIQDKVRAK; from the coding sequence ATGGAAACATCCATGGAAAACATTGGTACACTGGAATATGTGCTTGACAAATATTCCAAAATCTGGAGCTGGAAAGTCACTGGTGATCGTGCCGTAAGTATGATCTCTAGATTGGTCTCTGAAGCATGGTATGGTGAAAACGTAAATGAAATTATTATTCCTGATAGCACTGAAACTGTAAAACAACTAAAATTAATCATGGATAGATATCCACTTGAAATCCTTTCAAAATCCACCTGGCAAAGAAAAATTGTAAAAACGTATGCTCCAAAACCAACTTTACCGCCTGTAAAACTAAAACTAAAACGAGCAAAAACTGGTGAACAATTCCGAGGAAAACTTCTTAACTTTCAAAAAGAGGGATTGGATTTTTTGTTAAAATCCTCGGGTAATGCATTACTTGCTGATGAGATGGGTTTGGGAAAAACTGTTCAAACACTCTCTTATGCTGCAACAGAAAAACAAACATTCCCCATTCTTGTAGTTGCCCCACTGGTGACGTTAAACAACTGGGAACGTGAGATTGCAAAATTTCTAAAAAAGAAAAGCAGGAATGGTAGAATAATTGAATCTGAATCTCCTAGTGTCACAATAATTAGAACTGGAAAATCCAAAGAACTTCCAAAAACTGACATTTACATAATTAACTATGAATTACTTTTCAAACGAAATGATGATTTGTCAAAGTTAGGTCTCAAAACAATTGTTTGTGATGAGGTTCACAATTTGAGATCAAAAACTACTCAAAAATACAAGGCAGTAAAAAAATTGGCAGCACTTTCTTCAATATTGTACAGAATTGGTCTATCTGGCACTCCTATCTATAATCGTGGTTCTGAAATTTGGCCAATTATAGATATCATAAAACCTGGCCTGCTTGGAAGCTTTAAAGAATTCTGTGAATACTTTTGCTATGTCAATGATAAAGGCAAAGCAATTGTTTTAGAAAACAAACGTGCATCTCTTAGAAATGAATTACAAAAACATGTGATGCTAAGAAGGAAAAAAGCAGATGTGCTAAAAGAACTAAAGGACAAAGTTCGTTACAAAGAGGTCATTGCAGCTGATACTGATTACTATTTAGAAGAATTAGATAAAATTTGGAAGAAAGTTGAGACAGAACAAAAAGATGCTGACTCTGAATTTTCCAAATCTGCATCCTATCATAGAGCAATTCAAAGTGAAAGACAAATTGCAGGTATTGCAAAACTACCTCATGTAATCAATTTTGTTAAAAACATTATGGAGATTGAAGAAAGTGTTGTAGTCTTTTGTCATCACAAAGTGATTCATAAATTACTTCATGAGAGTCTCCAAGAATTCTCTCCTGTATCCATAATTGGTGGACAGACTGATTCAGTTCGTCAAGACCAAATAGACAAGTTCCAAAGAGGTGAATCAAAACTAATGATTGCCGGAATCCGTGCTGGAAATGTGGGTATCAATTTGACTAGGGCAAAATATGTAATTTTTGCAGAGCTTGATTGGAGTCCTGCAATCCATAGACAAGCTGAAGATAGACTTCATAGAATTGGCCAGAAAAATACTGTATTTGCATATTATTTAATTGGGAATGGTACTTTGGATGATCACGTTGCAAATGTCCTAGTTGACAAGAGCTATGAGATTGATGAAATTATGGATGAATCAAAAGAAAATTATGAGAACAAAGACAAGGCTGAACTTATCTTGGCCCAAATTCAAGACAAAGTTCGTGCAAAATAA
- a CDS encoding PAC2 family protein has protein sequence MEFIQNEEPDVEKPIIIAAMQDMGNVGSIVVNFINESLRTKTFRTAKTPFPTYIVDRGGYIDLPDEKWEYRYTDDLIIFGGGKGQPQSNSELNALCQDVIDVAKKYSAKFIYTLGGFHTNRIFENTPKAYITTTSKELTKQMEGLDVETTPQKSIITGFNGLILGFAKKNNIQGIGMYGELNEPEIPQYRSAISIIKTLEKLTYRKLGDTSQLEIMAQEIERKFKN, from the coding sequence GTGGAATTTATTCAAAATGAAGAACCAGATGTTGAAAAACCAATTATCATTGCAGCAATGCAAGACATGGGAAACGTAGGCAGTATTGTAGTTAATTTCATAAACGAATCACTAAGAACAAAAACATTCAGAACAGCTAAAACGCCATTTCCAACATATATTGTAGACAGGGGAGGATACATTGATCTTCCCGATGAGAAGTGGGAATACCGATACACAGATGATTTAATTATTTTTGGAGGAGGAAAAGGCCAACCTCAAAGTAATAGTGAATTAAACGCATTGTGTCAAGATGTAATTGATGTTGCAAAAAAATATTCAGCAAAATTCATCTATACATTAGGAGGATTTCACACAAATAGAATATTTGAAAATACTCCAAAAGCATACATCACTACAACATCAAAGGAATTAACAAAACAAATGGAAGGGTTAGATGTTGAAACAACTCCTCAAAAATCAATTATTACTGGATTCAACGGGTTGATTTTAGGATTTGCCAAAAAGAACAACATTCAAGGAATTGGAATGTATGGGGAACTAAATGAGCCAGAAATCCCACAATATAGATCTGCAATCAGCATAATCAAAACACTGGAAAAGTTGACTTATAGGAAATTAGGCGATACAAGTCAATTAGAAATTATGGCTCAAGAAATAGAAAGAAAATTTAAAAATTAA
- a CDS encoding carboxypeptidase-like regulatory domain-containing protein: MYNKPVIIGLFSFLMIFSFAPSSQAELWEFVVELDMEKGVVYSGDTVVVTGRVVDHAYDPTRGVEVLIRTGADTTKAFTDTDGTFRGEFVDFERVPGTYTVNVIASWYGMTGLASTEFQVKGDSTPVSLLQQQLSTEQARKYLSSNESDFEKDPIGQTLFKYYHDLHDQLIAEKKEAAKPIAEQVLLEQQRRIAENLKNQAIEEYKPGYGTYGGYQYEDYIRGLNPEIRDLIIEQLDFTRSNFEEAQKIKNEILENGGTAEEARQAYLDRISIPKETLEKFNDEYLNEETEDETVDEVEDTTSEEE, from the coding sequence GTGTATAACAAGCCTGTAATTATTGGATTATTTTCATTTTTGATGATATTTTCATTTGCACCTAGTTCTCAGGCAGAACTATGGGAATTTGTGGTTGAATTAGACATGGAAAAAGGAGTAGTCTATTCAGGAGATACAGTGGTAGTTACAGGCAGAGTAGTAGACCACGCATATGACCCAACTAGAGGAGTCGAAGTATTAATCAGAACAGGTGCAGATACCACCAAAGCATTTACAGATACAGATGGAACATTTAGAGGAGAATTTGTGGACTTTGAAAGAGTTCCAGGAACTTACACTGTCAATGTTATTGCATCATGGTATGGAATGACAGGATTGGCAAGTACAGAATTTCAAGTGAAAGGAGATAGTACCCCAGTATCACTATTACAACAGCAATTATCAACTGAGCAAGCAAGAAAATATCTCAGTTCAAATGAAAGTGACTTTGAAAAAGACCCCATAGGTCAAACATTATTCAAGTATTATCATGATTTACATGATCAATTAATTGCAGAGAAAAAAGAAGCTGCAAAGCCAATTGCTGAACAAGTTCTATTAGAGCAACAAAGAAGAATTGCAGAAAATCTCAAAAATCAAGCAATTGAGGAATACAAGCCAGGATATGGTACCTACGGAGGATACCAGTATGAGGATTACATTAGAGGATTGAATCCAGAAATCAGAGATTTGATAATTGAACAATTAGATTTTACAAGAAGCAACTTTGAGGAAGCTCAAAAAATTAAAAATGAAATTCTTGAAAACGGAGGCACAGCAGAAGAGGCAAGACAAGCATATCTTGATAGAATTTCAATTCCAAAAGAAACTTTGGAAAAATTCAATGATGAATATCTAAATGAAGAAACAGAAGATGAAACAGTAGATGAGGTTGAAGATACAACTTCAGAAGAAGAGTAG
- a CDS encoding arsenate reductase family protein produces MKVYHKSACITCKKAISEVERMNADIEKRDFFKDPFSESELKKIIKMSGKKPIELIRKRDKMYKELDLENKKKTDSQMIKLMVKHPGLILRPIIIVKNKAFVGKVDTKNLK; encoded by the coding sequence ATGAAAGTTTATCACAAATCTGCCTGCATTACGTGTAAAAAAGCCATATCAGAAGTGGAACGAATGAATGCAGATATTGAAAAAAGAGATTTTTTCAAAGACCCATTCTCTGAGAGTGAATTGAAAAAAATTATCAAAATGTCAGGTAAAAAACCCATAGAACTAATACGAAAAAGAGACAAAATGTACAAAGAACTTGATTTGGAAAATAAAAAGAAAACAGATTCTCAGATGATCAAACTAATGGTAAAACACCCAGGACTCATCTTACGACCCATCATCATAGTAAAAAACAAAGCATTTGTTGGAAAAGTAGATACTAAAAATCTAAAATAA
- a CDS encoding CxxC-x17-CxxC domain-containing protein, which produces MSFDREREMHTATCGDCGNECQVPFKPKEDRPVYCRECFQNHKPAPRQGGGRFGGRSGGFGGDRGSRFGRRDDRPREMHDAKCGDCGTDTQVPFKPKEDRPVYCRECFQNHRN; this is translated from the coding sequence ATGTCCTTTGATAGAGAAAGAGAAATGCATACCGCAACATGCGGTGACTGTGGAAATGAATGTCAAGTACCATTCAAACCAAAAGAAGACAGACCTGTTTATTGCAGAGAGTGCTTCCAAAATCACAAACCAGCCCCAAGACAAGGTGGCGGTAGATTTGGTGGAAGATCTGGCGGATTTGGTGGCGACAGAGGCTCTAGATTTGGTAGAAGAGATGACAGACCACGTGAAATGCATGACGCAAAATGTGGTGACTGTGGAACTGATACCCAAGTGCCATTCAAACCAAAAGAAGACAGACCTGTTTATTGCAGAGAGTGCTTCCAAAATCACAGAAATTAG
- a CDS encoding ABC transporter permease — MKKYVATRVATMFGVLMITLLITISLVGSNMDTILKQGIVFQVRSEITENPAIAESFSSVEEFDVFIQSQIDQRIQTLGLDEPWYSPQRIGITMYKIMLLDFGHATFLTSDEGSSDVKDILFEKLPRTVLLFTTATIIISIIGIFLGAFSSSKVGSGIDRITSSFAIISSSFPVWWIGMLMIFLFAFTWQIFPARATPDIPSSDPAYIGSLLYHMALPLITIVMIGFGSWAYLVRNFMVGIMQEDFIMAKKTIGIKQKRIIYTHALKNAAPPIVTILALSLSGSLGGAIITEAVFDWPGMGRLYFEAITVMDLPVIIGATYLLTVFFLISIFIADLLYGYFDPRVRTGQ, encoded by the coding sequence ATGAAAAAATATGTTGCCACAAGGGTGGCAACAATGTTTGGAGTTTTGATGATTACATTGCTAATTACAATTTCACTAGTCGGCTCCAATATGGATACCATACTAAAACAGGGTATTGTGTTTCAAGTAAGATCTGAGATTACAGAAAACCCAGCAATTGCTGAGAGCTTTTCATCAGTAGAAGAGTTTGACGTATTCATTCAGAGTCAAATTGACCAAAGAATTCAGACGCTGGGGCTTGATGAGCCGTGGTATTCCCCTCAACGAATTGGAATAACAATGTACAAAATTATGCTGTTAGACTTTGGACATGCAACATTTTTGACTAGTGATGAAGGATCGTCTGATGTCAAAGACATACTATTTGAGAAACTACCTAGAACCGTTTTACTATTTACAACTGCGACAATCATTATATCAATTATAGGGATTTTCCTAGGGGCATTTTCAAGTAGTAAAGTTGGTTCAGGGATTGATAGAATAACATCTAGTTTTGCAATAATTAGTTCTAGTTTTCCAGTATGGTGGATAGGAATGCTAATGATTTTCCTATTTGCATTCACATGGCAAATATTTCCTGCAAGAGCAACACCAGATATCCCGTCATCAGATCCTGCATATATTGGATCTCTACTATACCACATGGCATTACCATTAATCACAATTGTAATGATTGGTTTTGGTTCATGGGCATATCTAGTAAGAAATTTCATGGTCGGAATAATGCAAGAAGATTTCATAATGGCAAAGAAAACAATTGGAATCAAACAAAAAAGAATCATCTATACACATGCATTAAAAAATGCAGCACCCCCAATTGTTACAATTCTAGCACTTAGTTTATCAGGTTCACTAGGAGGAGCAATAATCACAGAAGCTGTTTTTGATTGGCCTGGAATGGGAAGGCTTTACTTTGAGGCAATCACTGTGATGGATTTGCCAGTAATTATTGGAGCAACATACCTGCTTACAGTATTTTTCCTAATTAGCATATTCATTGCAGATTTGCTATACGGATACTTTGATCCTAGAGTGAGGACAGGTCAATGA
- a CDS encoding ABC transporter permease — protein sequence MTSITPQEIKQEFLKSKMGIAGITILGILVATSIIAMVAIPVETFQEWNNPGNWISNPKVAIPIWVNIFMTDKIPEHKILEDPLIQNISEGEVNLTSHQFGVNFDYDEFPNDFIYEFSSEYSGSPLLQMTVIRPDGIKLDLLTTSLPYSDGKTKHSERIFSTDDAIKKNLSLQSDTFEFAFERISAEDVVFSKIQSNEPLKGNYIFSIDLYGINSENQIQESNLIIGGKAFGIMGTDELRRDLAIGLLWGTPLALFIGLVVSIASVIMGLLYGVYAGYKGKKTDETMMRLNDVIYALPALPFLIILSVTISNSIFVMVGFLMIFGWVGIAKVSRSMSLQIKTRGYVDAATMMGQKDSKIILKHIVPQLLPYAFASIAISVPAAITTEAGLSFLGLGDPSFPTWGQILHDANTFGAAARGMWWWIMPPGVMIAITGLAFVFIGNALDAIVNPKLKR from the coding sequence ATGACTAGTATTACTCCTCAAGAAATCAAACAAGAATTTCTCAAAAGCAAGATGGGAATTGCAGGAATTACAATTCTCGGAATTCTTGTTGCAACTTCAATTATCGCAATGGTCGCAATTCCAGTTGAAACATTTCAAGAGTGGAATAATCCAGGGAATTGGATTTCAAACCCCAAAGTAGCAATTCCAATTTGGGTAAATATTTTCATGACTGATAAAATCCCAGAGCACAAAATTCTAGAAGACCCATTAATTCAAAATATCTCTGAAGGCGAAGTGAATCTAACATCACACCAATTTGGAGTGAATTTTGATTATGACGAGTTTCCAAATGACTTTATCTATGAATTCTCATCAGAATATTCTGGTTCGCCACTATTACAAATGACAGTGATAAGACCAGATGGAATCAAACTAGATTTGCTAACAACATCTTTACCATATTCTGATGGAAAGACAAAACATAGTGAAAGGATTTTTTCAACTGATGACGCAATAAAGAAAAATTTGTCATTGCAATCAGATACTTTTGAATTTGCATTTGAAAGGATTTCTGCAGAAGATGTTGTATTTTCAAAAATTCAATCAAATGAGCCACTAAAGGGAAATTATATTTTCTCAATTGATTTGTACGGAATTAATTCAGAAAACCAAATTCAAGAATCAAATCTGATCATCGGAGGCAAAGCGTTTGGAATAATGGGTACTGATGAATTACGAAGAGATTTGGCAATTGGATTACTTTGGGGGACACCTCTAGCACTATTCATTGGATTAGTCGTGTCAATTGCATCAGTAATCATGGGATTGCTATACGGAGTGTATGCAGGATACAAGGGCAAAAAGACAGATGAAACAATGATGAGATTAAATGATGTCATCTATGCCTTGCCAGCCTTGCCATTTCTCATCATACTATCAGTTACAATCAGCAATAGCATCTTTGTGATGGTAGGGTTTTTGATGATTTTTGGATGGGTAGGCATTGCAAAAGTCTCAAGAAGCATGTCGCTTCAAATCAAAACTCGAGGCTATGTAGATGCTGCAACCATGATGGGTCAGAAAGATTCCAAGATCATTCTCAAGCACATTGTCCCTCAATTGTTACCATATGCATTTGCAAGTATTGCAATTTCAGTCCCAGCTGCAATTACCACAGAAGCTGGTCTTAGTTTTCTAGGATTGGGAGACCCCTCTTTTCCAACATGGGGGCAAATTTTGCATGATGCAAATACATTCGGAGCTGCTGCCAGAGGAATGTGGTGGTGGATTATGCCACCAGGAGTAATGATTGCAATCACAGGATTGGCTTTTGTGTTTATTGGAAACGCACTTGATGCAATAGTTAATCCAAAGTTAAAGAGATAG
- a CDS encoding Mov34/MPN/PAD-1 family protein, producing MLFKKKKFERKVLLKKDVLDSILSFCQMKHPNEGILILKGKSKNGEIKIDGLVIPPFSETGPTFAGFPHSFLPFDMSYVGIVHSHPSGSAEPSVTDLHNFFGLVSMIVKSPYDDNSIFAWDSNGSSIPLLIE from the coding sequence GTGTTATTCAAAAAGAAAAAATTTGAACGTAAAGTTTTGTTGAAAAAAGATGTGTTGGATAGCATATTGTCTTTTTGTCAAATGAAACATCCTAATGAAGGAATATTGATTTTGAAAGGAAAATCAAAAAATGGAGAAATCAAAATAGATGGACTCGTAATTCCTCCCTTTAGTGAAACTGGTCCAACTTTTGCAGGATTTCCACATTCATTCTTGCCTTTTGATATGAGCTATGTTGGAATTGTTCATTCTCATCCTAGCGGATCTGCTGAACCTTCTGTTACTGATTTACATAATTTCTTTGGTCTTGTTTCGATGATTGTAAAATCTCCATATGATGATAATTCTATTTTCGCATGGGATAGTAATGGAAGTTCCATTCCACTTTTGATAGAGTAA
- a CDS encoding exonuclease SbcC — MVFGWGKKKQEEKPAEEIPQNKEISLVDVPKIISDLGTLRKTQTLSEINSLRNSTMPLIDDLIKIGNVLEKDSLNIDDIDKHLAIIVVRGKKQVIDMIKKDVVSLPKISSFEDAEKLNSTLNLILKKVGDVLGRQTRVIHIFAKKYAAQLKSNLEVMNSNHSEIQKLLKNYHSTKSLSEEILDTINQINNQTELRKEKSQRITEITENLTSINEKISSIQTNIDEIKSSENYKKYQTLKNTLDEFSKEKSKIKNQINTQFTKISRPLSRYEYASSLDKDQKNILSTLVSEPFDVLTSENKDSVIIILENVRKGVSSGSISVKDVEKTSSQITETEESLDGFVNQISEYHKKYQEIQSELASLKPEELISLENDLAKNTSSLEDSQLKSETFQGEIDEIDSKIPELVSEIEQKLREFSNTRYTILTS; from the coding sequence ATGGTCTTTGGATGGGGTAAAAAGAAACAAGAGGAAAAACCTGCAGAAGAAATTCCACAAAATAAAGAAATCTCCCTTGTAGATGTTCCAAAAATTATATCTGACCTTGGCACTTTGAGAAAAACCCAAACTCTCTCTGAAATAAACAGTTTGAGAAATAGTACTATGCCCTTAATTGACGATTTGATAAAAATTGGAAATGTCTTGGAGAAAGATAGTCTCAATATTGATGATATTGACAAACATCTTGCAATTATCGTGGTTCGTGGTAAAAAACAGGTAATTGATATGATCAAAAAAGATGTTGTTTCATTACCCAAAATATCTTCATTTGAAGATGCTGAAAAATTAAATTCCACACTAAACCTTATTTTAAAAAAAGTGGGCGATGTCTTGGGTCGTCAAACCAGAGTCATTCATATTTTTGCCAAAAAATATGCCGCACAGCTAAAAAGCAATCTTGAAGTGATGAATTCTAATCATTCTGAAATCCAAAAATTGTTAAAAAATTACCATTCTACAAAATCCCTTTCTGAAGAAATACTTGATACCATAAACCAAATTAACAATCAAACAGAATTACGTAAAGAAAAATCTCAAAGAATTACAGAAATTACCGAAAATCTTACTTCAATTAATGAGAAAATCTCTTCAATTCAAACTAATATTGACGAGATAAAATCCTCTGAGAACTACAAAAAATATCAAACATTGAAAAACACTTTGGATGAATTTAGTAAAGAAAAATCCAAAATTAAAAATCAAATAAACACACAATTCACAAAAATCTCTCGTCCTTTGAGTAGATACGAATATGCTTCTTCATTAGATAAGGACCAAAAAAATATTCTATCTACATTGGTTTCAGAACCTTTTGATGTGTTGACTAGTGAAAATAAGGATTCTGTAATTATAATTCTTGAAAATGTCCGTAAAGGAGTATCATCAGGATCTATCTCTGTAAAGGATGTAGAAAAAACATCTTCTCAGATTACTGAAACCGAAGAATCCCTTGATGGATTTGTAAATCAAATTTCTGAATATCATAAAAAATATCAAGAGATTCAAAGTGAACTTGCTTCTTTAAAACCTGAGGAATTGATTTCTTTGGAGAATGATCTTGCAAAAAACACCTCCTCTCTTGAAGATTCTCAGCTAAAATCTGAAACTTTTCAAGGTGAAATAGATGAAATTGATTCAAAAATACCTGAATTAGTCTCTGAAATTGAACAAAAACTCCGAGAATTCTCTAATACACGATATACTATCTTGACATCTTAA
- a CDS encoding SRPBCC family protein, translating to MVKKSFQTGTVKKTIKIKASKDKVWKKISNIAGLPTWVVDVKKTVYLSKKKKDVGAVRLITFEDGNQIEEHVVAWKKGEYFTYIATEGLPLRAYVATISIKAKSKNLVELTWQSYLNSQKMTEKEFLEFIVFMGAFYEASLENLKVSLEK from the coding sequence ATGGTAAAGAAATCATTCCAGACAGGAACAGTGAAAAAAACAATCAAAATCAAAGCATCTAAAGACAAAGTTTGGAAAAAGATTAGTAATATTGCAGGATTGCCTACATGGGTAGTAGACGTTAAAAAAACAGTTTACCTTTCAAAAAAGAAAAAAGATGTAGGAGCAGTAAGATTGATCACTTTCGAGGATGGAAATCAAATTGAAGAACATGTGGTTGCATGGAAAAAAGGGGAATATTTCACCTATATTGCAACTGAAGGATTACCGTTAAGAGCATATGTTGCAACAATTTCAATCAAAGCAAAATCAAAGAATTTGGTTGAATTAACATGGCAATCATATCTCAATAGTCAAAAAATGACTGAAAAGGAATTTCTGGAATTCATTGTATTCATGGGAGCATTTTATGAGGCATCTCTGGAGAACCTAAAAGTATCTCTTGAAAAATAA
- a CDS encoding Lrp/AsnC ligand binding domain-containing protein: MTDAYVMLNCELGAEAEIIEQLKEIEQVADVFETIGTHDMMVKLQAENFEKIREIVSWNIQKLKKVRSTATLIKKDN, translated from the coding sequence ATGACTGATGCATATGTGATGTTAAATTGTGAATTAGGTGCTGAAGCTGAAATTATTGAACAACTAAAAGAGATTGAACAAGTTGCAGATGTTTTTGAAACCATTGGTACTCATGACATGATGGTGAAATTACAAGCAGAGAATTTTGAAAAAATCCGTGAGATTGTTTCTTGGAATATTCAAAAATTAAAAAAAGTACGTTCTACTGCTACTTTGATAAAAAAAGATAACTAA
- a CDS encoding nitroreductase family protein — protein MSSGNDGEKIYPQGYEPEITSEATDDNVRNNLLDLILQSGPSEVVDTDLFAVMAKRRSTRKFSDKPVETTKVDKIIAAADTAPTAGNFQGFEIFYIKSPEKKKLLVDACNKQPYVDAPIVLVFCKNPSRVKFDFPEYILKKFAIQDATLAAGYSQLAAQALGLSSIWIGMFDEQKVMDVIGTDLVPSSVLCIGYPEQTKFPKPRRNLKDLVHVTW, from the coding sequence ATGAGTTCAGGAAATGATGGAGAAAAAATCTATCCTCAAGGTTATGAGCCAGAAATAACTTCTGAAGCTACTGATGATAATGTACGGAATAACTTACTAGATCTCATTTTACAATCTGGCCCTTCTGAAGTTGTGGACACTGATTTGTTTGCCGTAATGGCAAAAAGACGTTCTACAAGAAAGTTTTCAGATAAACCCGTTGAAACTACCAAAGTTGATAAAATAATTGCAGCAGCTGACACTGCGCCTACTGCAGGTAATTTTCAAGGATTTGAAATCTTTTACATCAAAAGCCCTGAAAAGAAAAAACTTCTAGTTGATGCTTGTAACAAACAGCCCTATGTTGACGCCCCAATAGTTTTGGTTTTTTGTAAAAATCCCTCTAGAGTAAAATTTGATTTTCCAGAGTATATTCTGAAAAAATTTGCTATTCAGGATGCAACTCTGGCTGCTGGATATTCTCAATTGGCAGCTCAGGCTTTGGGATTAAGTTCAATATGGATTGGAATGTTTGATGAGCAAAAAGTTATGGATGTAATAGGAACTGATCTTGTGCCATCATCTGTATTGTGTATTGGCTATCCTGAACAAACAAAATTCCCTAAACCAAGACGAAATCTTAAAGATTTGGTTCATGTTACATGGTAA
- a CDS encoding YwbE family protein — translation MSSPPPRNKLTVGMMVQIIQKHDQRTGNLTDGKVKRILTSSHFHPHGIKVELDSGKIGRVQNII, via the coding sequence ATGAGTAGCCCCCCACCCAGAAACAAATTGACAGTTGGTATGATGGTTCAGATTATACAAAAACATGATCAACGTACAGGAAATCTAACAGATGGAAAAGTTAAACGAATTCTTACTTCTAGTCATTTTCATCCTCATGGAATTAAAGTAGAATTAGATTCTGGAAAGATTGGAAGAGTTCAAAATATCATTTGA
- a CDS encoding Ada metal-binding domain-containing protein, which produces MTGHMGDKARMIVHNLAMMSPDCRIYDVKKENMKYFIPDTLVQAKKEGFVMCEQCKETTNRISQND; this is translated from the coding sequence ATGACAGGTCATATGGGAGATAAAGCAAGGATGATTGTACACAATTTAGCAATGATGTCTCCAGATTGCAGAATTTATGATGTAAAAAAAGAAAATATGAAATATTTTATTCCTGACACTCTTGTTCAAGCAAAAAAAGAAGGTTTTGTTATGTGTGAGCAATGTAAAGAAACTACTAATAGAATAAGTCAAAATGATTAA